The genome window CGCTCGGCCACCGCGCGCTCGAACTGCTCGATCGCGGCATCGACCTTGCCCTGCTCTTTCAGCGCGAGCCCCTGGCGGTAAAACGTCTCGGCCCGATCGGCCCGCGCCACGGCGGGCGCGGCGAGCATCACCGCGAACGCAGCTGCGATCCACGCACGTATCATGCGGCGAGGATAGCAGCGGCAGCGCCCCAGCGGGGACCGTCGCGCGACGGGCCGCGCCCACGGGCGCCGGCGCACCGGCAGCCGCCGGTGCGTCACATCGCCGACCGGCCGCCGCGATTGGCCGGCGCGTCGCCGGCTGCATCCGCACGTGCGAGCGGCGGCTCGGCGCCGGCGGCGAGCTCGCCGGTATCCGCGATACCGGCCGCCACCCGAGCGGACGCCGCGTTGACGGCCGCGAGTTGAACCTGCTCGATCACCGCGAGGTAGCCGTGCATCCGGGCGAGCACGCGCTCGCGGCTTCGGTCGATGTCCTGCGCGTAGCGCAGCTGCTCCGCGACGGCGGCGCGCGCCCGCGCGTACTCGGCGCGCGCGACCGGGTCGCGCGCCTCGCGACCGCGTCGGTCCAGCGCGTCGAGGCGCGCGGCCAGCGCGGCCGCGTCCTCGACGGCGCGCCCGGCGGCTGCCGCCCGCCACTGGCGAGCGGTCGCGAGCACCTCGAGCACCGCGTCCTGCACCGCCGCGCGGGTGGCGTCGTCGGCGGTCGCGGATTCGTCGACGCGCCGCCACAGGGCGACCGCCCGGGCGGCGACCGCGGAGACCTCGTCGCCGGGCGCACCGCGGAGCGCGCGCGCCGCCTCCGCGACCCGATCGCGACTCCACCGCACGTGACGCGGCACGAGCGCGACCGCACCGATCAACCCGAACGCCGCGCCGCCGATCGCCGACGCGAGCCACGGCGGCAACGACGCGAGCTCTCGCGCGGTGGCGATGGACCCGAAAGTCGCCCTCGCAATCACGACCAGGATGGCCGCCGCGGCCACGGTAGCGACTGCGCGGACGCCGCGGACGCGCTGGGCGCCGCGCAGCGCCCCCCACGCCGCGAGCACCGTCGCGGTCGCGAGCGCCACCGCCACCGCCGTGCCCTGTGCCGCACCGGCCGATAGCGCGCCGCCCACGGCCGCGCCGGCAGCGATCATCGCCGCCGCCGCCCGATGAAATTCCGCATGTCGATCGAAACGTAGGGCCACCGCCATGGCAGGTGTGAACGCACCAGCCGCCCCGCGGATCTGGCCGCCGGCCACGCCCTCGGCCGACGCCGCCAGAAAGTTGGGCCGCCCCGCGCCGTGCGATAGCCTGGGGCCGATGGTCTCGCTCGCCGAGTTGCTGCCGCGCGGCTCGTTGCTCGATGGCGCCATGGGCACCGAGCTGATCGGGCGCGGGCTCGATCTGTCCGTCGAACCGCCGGAGCGGTGGAACGTGACTCGGCCGGACGCGGTGCGCGACGTCCACGCCCGCTATGCGGCCGCCGGCGCCGTCGCGGTGCAGACCAACACGTTCGGCGCGAACTCCTTCCGCCTCGCAGCCTATGGAGTCGCCGGCGCGGTGCGCGAATGGAACGCCGCAGCCGTCCGGCTCGCGCGCGAGAGCGCCCCCGGCTGCGCGATCATCGGGTCGATCGGCCCGACCGGCGCCACGCCGCCGCCCGAGGGCGATGCGATCCTCGCCGACCTCGAAGCGGCGTTCGCCGAACAGGCCGCCGCGCTGGCCGACGCCGGCGCCGACGCGCTCCACGTGGAGACGATGTACCACCCCAAGGAAGCGCGCGCCGCCGTGCGCGGATGCCGCATCGGCGCGCCCGGCGTGCCCGTCATCGCGTCGTTTACCTGCCGCATCGAGGCGGGCCACGTCACCACCGGATTCGGCTTCCCGGCCGAGTCGCTGCTGCAGGCCTTCCTCGAGGAAGGCGCCGCCGGCGTCGGCGTCAACTGCACGCTCGCCCCCGCCGACATGCTCGACGCCGTCCGCACGATCCGCCGGCGGACGGCGCTGCCCATCGTTGCACGTCCCACGATCGTGCCGACAAACGCCGCGCCGCTGCTGCCGGGCGAGTTCGCCACCGGCGCCCTCGCGCTGATCGCGGCCGGAGCGACCGCGGTCGGCGGCTGTTGCGGCACCGGCCCCGCGGACATCGCGTCGGCTCGCACCGCGCTCGACACGGCGATGCCCGACCTGCGCGACGCGCCCGTCTCCGCCGCGCCGCCGCGCGCGTCCACCGCGGCGTAGGCGCGCGCACCGTTTCTCTTTCGCACTCGGACACAAAAAGAGCGGCCCGACGTCGAAGCCGGGCCGCCCGAGGGGCGAGCAGGAGGGGGGAGTTCCTGCTGCGGGTGGGAAACGGGCCGCTCGCGCCGCTACGGAGCCGCCCGGTCGCGGCAGAAGCCGTACTCGAAGTACTCGCAAGTGCAGTCCGGCTCGTCGCCGACGCACGTGCCGCCGTCCGGGTCGGTGCAGTTGACGCCGACGTAGACCGGCTCGCAACCGTGATCGAGGCAGTCGGCCTCGTCGGCCGCGTCGGCGCAGGTAAACGGCGGCTCATCGGGGCACAGCGCCTCGGGAATGCACACGCCGGTGTAGCAGCCGTCGGCGACGCCCGGCAGCGTGCCGCTCGGGCACACCGGAGGGGCGATCTCGCACACGGCCGGCTCGTAGCAGTTGCCCGGATTGACCGGCTCGCAGCCGTCGGCGCCGCACGGCGTGCAGGTGTTGCGATCCTTGTCGCACTTCATGCCCTCGCCGCAGTCCGCGTCAGCCGAACACGTCCCGGTCTCCTCGCACGTACCGTCGACGCACACGCAGCCCTCGAGACACTGCGAGTCGTCCGTGCACGGCGACGGCACGCACGTTCCGCGATCGTCGCATTCGTAGCCCGGGCCGCAGTCGCCGTCGTCCGTGCACGTCCACGACCCGACGCACGCGCCGCTGGCCTCGTCGCAGTAGGTGCCGTACGGGCAGTCGGCGTCCGACGTGCAGAGCTCGCCGGACCCCTCGGGGACGCAGGTGCCGCGGTCGTCGCACACCATGCCGGCGCGGCAGTCGGCGTCTTTTTCGCAGAAGCCGGTCTCGACGCACGCGCCGTCCTCGCAGTAACAGCCGGCCGCGCAATCATAATTGTTGGAGCACTCGCCCCAGCCGCCGTCGCCGCCCGGGTAACAGTCGCCGTAGTCGTCGCAATACCAACAGCCTGTGTCGTCGCAGTACGTGTAGCCGCCGCCGCTGTCGTCGCGGTCGTCGAAGTAGATCGCGCACCCGCCGAGGGCGGCGCCCGCCAGCGCCAGGGTCGCAATGCTCAACAGCGTTTTCGGGGAGGTGGTCATGGTCGTGTCCTGTTCGTGCCTGTTGGACAAGGTGGCCGGGTTGCCGTTCCGGCGCAACCCGGTGCATTCGACGTGCCACTCTGGCAAGCCGCCGAAACGACCGGGGAGAGGCTCCCAGCGACGGCACGCGCCCGAGGGAGAATCGACACTCCCGCCCGAAGTCTGACAGCCGTGTCGCGAAACACCCGCGATCTTGCCGTCGTACGCGGGCGCGGACCGGGCCGCGCGCGAGCGTGCGCCGGCGGCGGGGCTCGCCGCGCGCCACGGGCCGCCGGGGCCACGGGACGACCGCCAACGACTGTTCACGATCGGGTGTCGCGCGAGGTTCACACTCCCGGGCCAGCGGTACGCCGCTCGCCGGCGCGGCCTCACCGGTCCGGCCCGCCGTCGAGCACCGCGCGGATCGTCTCCTTGAGCGTGTGCCGCGGTCGAAAGCCGAGTTCCCGCCGCGCGCGGCTGCCGTCGACCATGCACACGTAGCGGATGAAGTCGAGCTCCGGCACCGGGAACGACGTGAGTCCGAGCCGCCATAGCCCGGACAGCACCGGCTTCGCCAGCGGATGCGGGATCGGCACCGTCGGCTTGCCGAGTTCGCGCAGAATCGCCGACAGCGGCAGCTCGCCCGGCCCCGTCACGTTGAACACGCCGCGCGCCCCCGGGCGCAGCGCGCACACGATCGCCTCGAC of Deltaproteobacteria bacterium contains these proteins:
- a CDS encoding homocysteine S-methyltransferase family protein → MAGVNAPAAPRIWPPATPSADAARKLGRPAPCDSLGPMVSLAELLPRGSLLDGAMGTELIGRGLDLSVEPPERWNVTRPDAVRDVHARYAAAGAVAVQTNTFGANSFRLAAYGVAGAVREWNAAAVRLARESAPGCAIIGSIGPTGATPPPEGDAILADLEAAFAEQAAALADAGADALHVETMYHPKEARAAVRGCRIGAPGVPVIASFTCRIEAGHVTTGFGFPAESLLQAFLEEGAAGVGVNCTLAPADMLDAVRTIRRRTALPIVARPTIVPTNAAPLLPGEFATGALALIAAGATAVGGCCGTGPADIASARTALDTAMPDLRDAPVSAAPPRASTAA